A portion of the Bulleidia sp. zg-1006 genome contains these proteins:
- a CDS encoding CbrC family protein: MEEYEMRSEYTDIREYLYKDGDMCGYLFRCLHCGKYHIYVDAS; the protein is encoded by the coding sequence ATAGAAGAGTACGAGATGAGGTCAGAATACACCGATATCAGAGAGTACCTATACAAAGATGGCGATATGTGTGGATACTTATTTCGCTGTCTACACTGCGGTAAATACCACATCTATGTCGATGCGAGTTAA
- a CDS encoding Fic/DOC family N-terminal domain-containing protein — MKAHKVLAILDDRATNIPNIDLFVSMYVQKEALLSSQIEGTQATLEDIFNPNIDENINADVDDVVNYIKASKYAIKRLETLPLCN, encoded by the coding sequence ATAAAGGCTCATAAAGTGTTAGCAATACTTGATGATAGAGCAACAAACATTCCAAATATTGATTTGTTTGTTTCCATGTATGTTCAAAAAGAGGCACTTCTTTCATCGCAAATTGAAGGTACACAGGCAACATTAGAAGATATTTTTAATCCTAATATTGATGAAAATATCAATGCAGATGTGGATGATGTTGTTAACTATATTAAAGCTAGCAAATATGCAATAAAAAGATTGGAAACATTACCTTTGTGTAATTGA
- a CDS encoding recombinase family protein produces the protein MKHRAENGISGLYSRVCYGYKKGKNGMLVIDEVEAKVARNIFDWYLEGLSIGGIINRLEEKKIKIPKGKKRWSKRAI, from the coding sequence TTGAAACACAGGGCAGAGAATGGAATATCAGGATTATATAGTAGAGTTTGCTATGGCTATAAAAAAGGTAAAAATGGCATGCTTGTCATTGATGAAGTAGAAGCAAAAGTCGCAAGAAATATTTTTGATTGGTATTTAGAAGGACTGAGCATTGGTGGGATTATAAATAGGCTTGAAGAAAAGAAAATCAAGATACCTAAAGGGAAAAAGCGGTGGAGTAAAAGAGCAATTTGA